One genomic segment of Panicum virgatum strain AP13 chromosome 2N, P.virgatum_v5, whole genome shotgun sequence includes these proteins:
- the LOC120660512 gene encoding protein SCO1 homolog 2, mitochondrial-like isoform X3 — protein sequence MALPARGYHSRGYSSGRSKYDRPMRQFSEQNESSPRPLIYYIAPSALLCFAGLAAFVHYNDERRAVPLAKGGGQTSVPKRCTTNRPAIGGPFKLYDTENNVVTESKLRGNWTLMYFGYTSCPDVGPAEVQKIADVIKLLESKYGIKITPLFITIDPQRDSPAQLKAYLSEFDPRIVGLTGPISAVRQIAQEYRVFFKRVEEVGQDYLVESSHNMYLLDPCLETVRCFGVEYEASDLAEAITAEVKKASASSTN from the exons AT GGCGCTCCCTGCACGGGGTTACCATTCGAGAGGTTATTCTAGTGGTCGCTCCAAATATGATAGGCCAATGAGACAGTTTTCCGAACAGAACGAGTCAAGTCCCCGGCCATTGATATACTACATTGCT CCATCAGCTCTACTATGTTTTGCTGGACTAGCTGCTTTTGTTCATTACAATGATGAGAGGCGTGCAGTTCCCTTAG CTAAAGGAGGAGGACAGACCAGTGTTCCCAAAAGGTGTACTACCAATAGACCTGCAATAGGAGGGCCATTTAAGCTATATGATACAGAAAACAATGTGGTGACTGAATCAAAGCTTCGAGGAAACTGGACTCTGATGTACTTTGGCTATACATCATGCCCAGATGTGGGGCCAGCAGAAGTTCAGAAGATTGCTGACGTCATTAAGCTGTTAG AGTCGAAGTATGGTATCAAGATTACGCCACTCTTTATCACAATTGATCCTCAACGTGATTCACCTGCTCAACTTAAGGCGTACCTTAGTG AGTTTGACCCGAGAATAGTAGGACTAACGGGTCCCATCAGTGCAGTAAGACAGATTGCACAGGAATACCGTGTTTTCTTTAAAAGGGTCGAGGAAGTTGGTCAGGACTATCTTGTAGAAAGCTCCCATAACAT GTACTTGCTAGATCCATGCTTGGAGACAGTAAGATGCTTCGGAGTCGAGTATGAGGCATCAGATCTTGCTGAGGCGATAACAGCAGAGGTGAAGAAAGCATCTGCTTCATCAACGAATTAG
- the LOC120660510 gene encoding uncharacterized protein LOC120660510 produces the protein MKKAGAVGGGGKGGTGPTDLLVCFPARQHLALMPKPICSPSRTTMDKAAAARRRRLQLPGGKARGSSSMFRGPKAKQRAEDEEEPQSPKVTCVGQIKVGRPKKGKPGSAAAATKHGKDGGRSWLTVVEEIERLHGRRKKVGWLETLGIRRDALPFLGGALRGLRHKARCFGSLHGVAADSTTDSDDDNGHAEELGGEHRGAGGSAAASVFSKWLMVLEGGQAPLEQDCAGDDEEERDQEDDDEGQQPQSKETDESANAPPAPPPNALLLMRCRSAPAKGLSMSRRGTGGLLPGDVDEEEGTADALPGDGESETEEDKEELVFMSTAPGFLKLSLDIAKETWVGGGMDPLARSRSWKR, from the coding sequence ATGAAGAAGGCGGGGGCGGTGGGAGGAGGCGGGAAGGGCGGCACGGGCCCGACGGACCTGCTGGTCTGCTTCCCCGCGCGGCAGCACCTCGCGCTGATGCCCAAGCCCATCTGCAGCCCGTCCCGGACCACCATGGacaaggcggcggccgcgcgccgccgccggctccagcTGCCTGGCGGGAAAGCGCGCGGGAGTAGCTCGATGTTCCGGGGGCCGAAGGCGAAGCAGAgggcggaggacgaggaggagccgCAGTCGCCCAAGGTCACGTGCGTCGGTCAGATCAAGGTCGGCCGGCCCAAGAAGGGGAAgccgggctcggcggcggcggcgacgaagcATGGTAAGGACGGGGGCAGGAGCTGGCTCACCGTGGTGGAGGAGATCGAGCGGCTGCACGGGCGGCGGAAGAAGGTGGGGTGGCTCGAGACGCTCGGCATCAGGCGGGACGCGCTGCCCTTCCTCGGCGGCGCGCTCCGGGGCCTGCGGCACAAGGCGCGCTGCTTCGGGTCCCTccacggcgtggcggcggaCTCCACCACTGACTCCGACGATGACAACGGTCACGCCGAGGAACTCGGAGGCGAgcaccgcggcgccggcgggagcgCCGCGGCGAGCGTGTTCTCCAAGTGGCTCATGGTGCTGGAAGGCGGCCAGGCGCCCCTGGAGCAAGACTGCGCcggggacgacgaggaggagcgcgaccaagaagacgacgacgagggGCAGCAGCCGCAGAGCAAGGAGACGGACGAGAGCGCGAACGcacccccggcgccgccgcccaacgcgCTGCTCCTCATGCGGTGCcgctcggcgccggcgaaggGGCTGTCCATGTCCAGGAGAGGGACCGGCGGGCTGCTGCCCGGCGACGTCGACGAAGAGGAGGGGACCGCGGACGCCTTGCCGGGAGACGGTGAAAGTGAAACAGAGGAGGacaaggaggagctggtgtTCATGAGCACGGCGCCCGGCTTCCTGAAGCTGTCACTGGACATCGCAAAGGAGAcgtgggtcggcggcggcatggACCCGCTCGCGAGGAGCCGGAGCTGGAAGAGGTGA
- the LOC120660512 gene encoding protein SCO1 homolog 2, mitochondrial-like isoform X2: MLTPRVLKLSLLRSLRAAAELAPPSRPRALPARGYHSRGYSSGRSKYDRPMRQFSEQNESSPRPLIYYIAPSALLCFAGLAAFVHYNDERRAVPLAKGGGQTSVPKRCTTNRPAIGGPFKLYDTENNVVTESKLRGNWTLMYFGYTSCPDVGPAEVQKIADVIKLLESKYGIKITPLFITIDPQRDSPAQLKAYLSEFDPRIVGLTGPISAVRQIAQEYRVFFKRVEEVGQDYLVESSHNMYLLDPCLETVRCFGVEYEASDLAEAITAEGPTWPYQQSL, encoded by the exons ATGCTGACCCCGCGTGTCCTCAAGCTCTCGCTGCTCCGCAGCCTCCGCGCGGCCGCCGAGCTTGCTCCGCCGTCGCGGCCCCG GGCGCTCCCTGCACGGGGTTACCATTCGAGAGGTTATTCTAGTGGTCGCTCCAAATATGATAGGCCAATGAGACAGTTTTCCGAACAGAACGAGTCAAGTCCCCGGCCATTGATATACTACATTGCT CCATCAGCTCTACTATGTTTTGCTGGACTAGCTGCTTTTGTTCATTACAATGATGAGAGGCGTGCAGTTCCCTTAG CTAAAGGAGGAGGACAGACCAGTGTTCCCAAAAGGTGTACTACCAATAGACCTGCAATAGGAGGGCCATTTAAGCTATATGATACAGAAAACAATGTGGTGACTGAATCAAAGCTTCGAGGAAACTGGACTCTGATGTACTTTGGCTATACATCATGCCCAGATGTGGGGCCAGCAGAAGTTCAGAAGATTGCTGACGTCATTAAGCTGTTAG AGTCGAAGTATGGTATCAAGATTACGCCACTCTTTATCACAATTGATCCTCAACGTGATTCACCTGCTCAACTTAAGGCGTACCTTAGTG AGTTTGACCCGAGAATAGTAGGACTAACGGGTCCCATCAGTGCAGTAAGACAGATTGCACAGGAATACCGTGTTTTCTTTAAAAGGGTCGAGGAAGTTGGTCAGGACTATCTTGTAGAAAGCTCCCATAACAT GTACTTGCTAGATCCATGCTTGGAGACAGTAAGATGCTTCGGAGTCGAGTATGAGGCATCAGATCTTGCTGAGGCGATAACAGCAGAG GGCCCAACATGGCCGTATCAGCAGTCCCTCTAA
- the LOC120660512 gene encoding protein SCO1 homolog 2, mitochondrial-like isoform X1 has translation MLTPRVLKLSLLRSLRAAAELAPPSRPRALPARGYHSRGYSSGRSKYDRPMRQFSEQNESSPRPLIYYIAPSALLCFAGLAAFVHYNDERRAVPLAKGGGQTSVPKRCTTNRPAIGGPFKLYDTENNVVTESKLRGNWTLMYFGYTSCPDVGPAEVQKIADVIKLLESKYGIKITPLFITIDPQRDSPAQLKAYLSEFDPRIVGLTGPISAVRQIAQEYRVFFKRVEEVGQDYLVESSHNMYLLDPCLETVRCFGVEYEASDLAEAITAEVKKASASSTN, from the exons ATGCTGACCCCGCGTGTCCTCAAGCTCTCGCTGCTCCGCAGCCTCCGCGCGGCCGCCGAGCTTGCTCCGCCGTCGCGGCCCCG GGCGCTCCCTGCACGGGGTTACCATTCGAGAGGTTATTCTAGTGGTCGCTCCAAATATGATAGGCCAATGAGACAGTTTTCCGAACAGAACGAGTCAAGTCCCCGGCCATTGATATACTACATTGCT CCATCAGCTCTACTATGTTTTGCTGGACTAGCTGCTTTTGTTCATTACAATGATGAGAGGCGTGCAGTTCCCTTAG CTAAAGGAGGAGGACAGACCAGTGTTCCCAAAAGGTGTACTACCAATAGACCTGCAATAGGAGGGCCATTTAAGCTATATGATACAGAAAACAATGTGGTGACTGAATCAAAGCTTCGAGGAAACTGGACTCTGATGTACTTTGGCTATACATCATGCCCAGATGTGGGGCCAGCAGAAGTTCAGAAGATTGCTGACGTCATTAAGCTGTTAG AGTCGAAGTATGGTATCAAGATTACGCCACTCTTTATCACAATTGATCCTCAACGTGATTCACCTGCTCAACTTAAGGCGTACCTTAGTG AGTTTGACCCGAGAATAGTAGGACTAACGGGTCCCATCAGTGCAGTAAGACAGATTGCACAGGAATACCGTGTTTTCTTTAAAAGGGTCGAGGAAGTTGGTCAGGACTATCTTGTAGAAAGCTCCCATAACAT GTACTTGCTAGATCCATGCTTGGAGACAGTAAGATGCTTCGGAGTCGAGTATGAGGCATCAGATCTTGCTGAGGCGATAACAGCAGAGGTGAAGAAAGCATCTGCTTCATCAACGAATTAG